From the Takifugu flavidus isolate HTHZ2018 chromosome 12, ASM371156v2, whole genome shotgun sequence genome, one window contains:
- the scn3b gene encoding sodium channel subunit beta-3 isoform X3 — translation MLFGPGKARTSMSKVSEKNAPPPQDLVDMSQPVCVDVPSATEAVLGEPMKLTCIACLKREEIKARTRVDWYYMPTKEKNVPPNKTHIYRFEDYNLIEMDGPFKGRLFWNGTQDLQDLSIRIDKVKYDDSGVYECHVFRRFEFNLFAPTVLITKDIKLRVKEKASQDTAALYSEITMYVLLVFLTSWLLVEMVYCYRKISRSDEQTQDAAY, via the exons ATGCTGTTTGGACCGGGAAAAGCTCGTACATCCATGTCTAAGGTGTCAGAGAAAAATGCACCCCCACCACAGGACCTCG TCGATATGAGCCAGCCCGTGTGTGTGGACGTGCCGTCGGCAACAGAAGCGGTCCTCGGCGAACCCATGAAGCTGACCTGCATCGCCTGTTTGAAGAGGGAGGAAATCAAAGCGAGGACGCGGGTTGATTGGTACTACATGCccacaaaggaaaaaaatgtccCACCCAACAAGACTCAC ATATACAGGTTTGAGGATTACAACCTTATTGAGATGGATGGACCGTTTAAAGGCCGTCTATTCTGGAATGGGacccaggacctgcaggacctgtCCATTCGGATCGACAAAGTCAAGTACGATGACAGCGGGGTCTACGAGTGCCACGTTTTTCGCAGATTTGAGTTCAACTTGTTTGCGCCCACAGTTTTGATCACCAAGGACATCAAGTTGAGAGTGAAGGAGAAAG CCAGCCAAGACACCGCGGCGCTCTACTCTGAGATCACCATGTACGTCCTGCTGGTGTTCCTGACCTCCTGGCTGCTGGTGGAGATGGTCTACTGCTACAGGAAGATCTCCAGGTCAGATGAGCAGACGCAAGACGCTGC GTATTAA
- the scn3b gene encoding sodium channel subunit beta-3 isoform X2 gives MVTQPGVQLHMLVLLFSVVDMSQPVCVDVPSATEAVLGEPMKLTCIACLKREEIKARTRVDWYYMPTKEKNVPPNKTHIYRFEDYNLIEMDGPFKGRLFWNGTQDLQDLSIRIDKVKYDDSGVYECHVFRRFEFNLFAPTVLITKDIKLRVKEKASQDTAALYSEITMYVLLVFLTSWLLVEMVYCYRKISRSDEQTQDAATSYLAIPSEQKVTPDAPVTQ, from the exons ATGGTAACTCAACCCGGCGTTCAGCTGCACATGTTGGTTCTATTGTTTTCTGTCG TCGATATGAGCCAGCCCGTGTGTGTGGACGTGCCGTCGGCAACAGAAGCGGTCCTCGGCGAACCCATGAAGCTGACCTGCATCGCCTGTTTGAAGAGGGAGGAAATCAAAGCGAGGACGCGGGTTGATTGGTACTACATGCccacaaaggaaaaaaatgtccCACCCAACAAGACTCAC ATATACAGGTTTGAGGATTACAACCTTATTGAGATGGATGGACCGTTTAAAGGCCGTCTATTCTGGAATGGGacccaggacctgcaggacctgtCCATTCGGATCGACAAAGTCAAGTACGATGACAGCGGGGTCTACGAGTGCCACGTTTTTCGCAGATTTGAGTTCAACTTGTTTGCGCCCACAGTTTTGATCACCAAGGACATCAAGTTGAGAGTGAAGGAGAAAG CCAGCCAAGACACCGCGGCGCTCTACTCTGAGATCACCATGTACGTCCTGCTGGTGTTCCTGACCTCCTGGCTGCTGGTGGAGATGGTCTACTGCTACAGGAAGATCTCCAGGTCAGATGAGCAGACGCAAGACGCTGC GACAAGCTACCTCGCCATCCCCTCTGAGCAGAAAGTGACACCAGATGCTCCTGTTACCCAATAA
- the scn3b gene encoding sodium channel subunit beta-3 isoform X1, which yields MLFGPGKARTSMSKVSEKNAPPPQDLVDMSQPVCVDVPSATEAVLGEPMKLTCIACLKREEIKARTRVDWYYMPTKEKNVPPNKTHIYRFEDYNLIEMDGPFKGRLFWNGTQDLQDLSIRIDKVKYDDSGVYECHVFRRFEFNLFAPTVLITKDIKLRVKEKASQDTAALYSEITMYVLLVFLTSWLLVEMVYCYRKISRSDEQTQDAATSYLAIPSEQKVTPDAPVTQ from the exons ATGCTGTTTGGACCGGGAAAAGCTCGTACATCCATGTCTAAGGTGTCAGAGAAAAATGCACCCCCACCACAGGACCTCG TCGATATGAGCCAGCCCGTGTGTGTGGACGTGCCGTCGGCAACAGAAGCGGTCCTCGGCGAACCCATGAAGCTGACCTGCATCGCCTGTTTGAAGAGGGAGGAAATCAAAGCGAGGACGCGGGTTGATTGGTACTACATGCccacaaaggaaaaaaatgtccCACCCAACAAGACTCAC ATATACAGGTTTGAGGATTACAACCTTATTGAGATGGATGGACCGTTTAAAGGCCGTCTATTCTGGAATGGGacccaggacctgcaggacctgtCCATTCGGATCGACAAAGTCAAGTACGATGACAGCGGGGTCTACGAGTGCCACGTTTTTCGCAGATTTGAGTTCAACTTGTTTGCGCCCACAGTTTTGATCACCAAGGACATCAAGTTGAGAGTGAAGGAGAAAG CCAGCCAAGACACCGCGGCGCTCTACTCTGAGATCACCATGTACGTCCTGCTGGTGTTCCTGACCTCCTGGCTGCTGGTGGAGATGGTCTACTGCTACAGGAAGATCTCCAGGTCAGATGAGCAGACGCAAGACGCTGC GACAAGCTACCTCGCCATCCCCTCTGAGCAGAAAGTGACACCAGATGCTCCTGTTACCCAATAA